A genomic region of Nostoc sp. UHCC 0702 contains the following coding sequences:
- a CDS encoding alpha/beta hydrolase has product MPNAQFPIPNSPFPIPHSQLPIPNYQLPITNYQLPIPNYQLPIPHLDLHRNIKHTIHWFA; this is encoded by the coding sequence ATGCCTAATGCCCAATTCCCCATTCCCAATTCCCCATTCCCAATTCCCCATTCCCAATTACCAATTCCTAATTACCAATTACCAATTACCAATTACCAATTACCAATTCCCAATTACCAATTACCAATTCCCCATCTAGATTTGCATCGAAATATTAAACATACGATACATTGGTTTGCCTGA
- a CDS encoding protein tyrosine phosphatase family protein, translated as MINTIRINENLTTTGQVIPQQIKQAIQEGFKSVVNLRSPDELGFFKDEQEVVEALGLYYVNVPLKLEALNEELITKILTTLEQIPKPAVVHCAAGMRSTGIALLSIAIQEGLTPEQTLARAKNLGFGFLEHTHVSPRLKQLFVDYVNKHAKLAVATR; from the coding sequence GTGATTAACACTATACGGATTAATGAAAACTTGACAACGACAGGACAAGTAATACCCCAACAGATTAAGCAAGCTATCCAAGAGGGTTTTAAGTCAGTTGTGAATTTGCGATCGCCTGATGAACTAGGATTTTTTAAGGATGAGCAAGAGGTAGTTGAAGCGTTGGGCTTATATTATGTAAATGTTCCACTGAAGCTGGAAGCCCTGAATGAAGAGCTAATTACCAAAATCTTAACGACACTAGAACAAATTCCTAAACCAGCCGTAGTGCATTGTGCAGCAGGTATGCGCTCAACTGGAATTGCACTATTGAGTATCGCTATCCAAGAGGGATTAACACCAGAGCAAACCTTAGCAAGAGCTAAAAATCTCGGCTTTGGTTTCTTGGAACACACTCATGTTAGTCCCAGGTTGAAGCAATTATTTGTGGATTACGTTAACAAACATGCCAAGCTAGCTGTAGCTACTCGCTGA
- the tnpA gene encoding IS200/IS605 family transposase, protein MKVHLVLVTKYRRKAFTSEMLSRLNVVMQELLEKWDCKLVEFNGEEDHVHLLFQYHPDVELSKLVNNLKSVSSRKLRQEFAEHLESFYWKDVFWSGSYFVASCGGVTVSTLRKYIEAQESPTE, encoded by the coding sequence CTGAAAGTACATTTAGTATTAGTTACTAAATATCGGCGTAAAGCATTTACATCTGAGATGCTAAGTAGACTCAATGTTGTAATGCAAGAATTACTAGAAAAGTGGGATTGTAAGCTGGTAGAGTTTAATGGAGAGGAGGATCATGTACATTTGCTTTTCCAATATCATCCAGACGTTGAACTTAGCAAGTTAGTCAATAATCTCAAGTCTGTATCATCTAGAAAACTCCGCCAAGAATTTGCAGAACATCTAGAAAGTTTTTATTGGAAAGACGTATTTTGGAGTGGTTCTTATTTTGTTGCTAGTTGTGGTGGAGTAACAGTCTCTACACTCAGAAAATATATTGAAGCGCAAGAATCCCCTACTGAATAA
- a CDS encoding vanadium-dependent haloperoxidase has protein sequence MQADPSSNQSSKKHESGQIANAKGASKRFFGSNSSRRLFLGRAGLFTVSSVVAGVLGSPLFHHKGGDIVQAQDIPGRFSKKIRFNYDRFVDKAYRVRVEAARRQQSIPIPPHPTNGDEERYSNKIGSDSRGLPHDQRGEVNLEAYDSLTKALTSQNPNDFENIILGGTRKLVNPQGPLAISLEGINAAQIAVPPPPALASVERAAEAVELYWQALLRDIAYSEFEDNTSNAKVLAAVEDLNKVSAFYGPKQNGRVTPQTLFRGSVTYVDESDRSGKTAKHVIPPGVLDGPYISQLLLRNITWGTQSVSPLIRTAVAGKDFLTNFDEWLTVQNGGSSGKSISYDPTNRYIVTVRDLGEYAHIGGPTYLGASFILNTIGTPLNPGNPYVNSKTQTGSAATFAVGYLQGLLNLATSRAIRASYWQKFYVHRILRPEAYGGLVYNKLVNNTEYPINSELLNSKALADTFSTKGTYLLPQAYPEGAPIHSSYTGGAAATAGVNVTLLKAFFDEDFVIPNPVVPDPNDPTKLIPYSGSSLTVGGELNKLATNYAIGRGNGGIHWRTDGSAALALGEAVAISILKDERLTFNEDFNGFTFTKFDGTKITV, from the coding sequence ATGCAAGCAGATCCCAGTTCAAATCAAAGCTCCAAAAAGCATGAGTCAGGTCAAATAGCCAACGCAAAAGGAGCCAGTAAACGCTTCTTTGGTAGTAACAGCAGCAGACGCTTATTTCTAGGTCGCGCTGGTTTATTTACTGTTTCTAGCGTTGTTGCTGGAGTTTTGGGTTCACCTCTTTTTCATCACAAGGGAGGGGATATTGTCCAAGCCCAGGACATTCCAGGACGGTTCTCGAAAAAAATTCGCTTCAACTATGACAGATTTGTTGATAAAGCCTATCGAGTACGTGTTGAAGCAGCCAGACGGCAACAGAGTATTCCTATTCCACCGCATCCGACTAACGGTGATGAGGAGCGGTATTCTAATAAAATTGGCAGTGACAGTAGGGGACTTCCCCATGACCAGCGGGGCGAAGTTAACCTAGAAGCTTACGACTCTTTGACCAAAGCACTAACAAGCCAAAACCCCAATGATTTTGAAAATATCATCCTGGGTGGTACTAGGAAACTGGTCAATCCTCAAGGCCCTTTGGCAATTAGTTTAGAAGGAATCAATGCTGCACAAATAGCAGTTCCACCACCACCGGCTTTAGCTAGTGTAGAACGAGCTGCTGAAGCAGTAGAACTCTACTGGCAAGCCTTACTACGTGACATAGCTTATTCTGAGTTTGAGGACAACACCAGCAATGCCAAAGTTCTGGCAGCTGTTGAAGACCTCAACAAAGTTTCGGCGTTTTATGGCCCAAAACAAAATGGCCGTGTCACCCCTCAAACCTTGTTTCGCGGTAGCGTCACTTACGTTGATGAGTCCGACCGTTCAGGTAAAACAGCAAAACATGTTATTCCGCCAGGGGTGCTAGACGGGCCTTACATCTCACAATTGCTGCTGCGTAATATTACTTGGGGAACTCAGTCTGTTTCGCCGCTGATTCGTACTGCTGTTGCTGGCAAAGACTTTCTCACGAATTTTGATGAATGGTTGACTGTCCAGAATGGAGGCAGTTCAGGCAAGTCTATTAGTTACGACCCTACTAATCGTTACATAGTGACAGTTCGTGACTTAGGCGAGTACGCCCATATTGGTGGCCCTACCTATCTCGGAGCCTCTTTCATTCTCAATACCATTGGTACACCTTTAAATCCAGGCAATCCTTACGTCAACTCCAAGACTCAAACTGGGTCTGCTGCAACCTTTGCAGTGGGATATTTACAAGGCTTGCTAAACCTGGCTACTTCGCGTGCAATCAGAGCTTCATACTGGCAGAAGTTTTATGTGCATCGCATTCTCCGCCCAGAAGCATATGGTGGGCTAGTTTACAACAAGCTAGTCAACAATACGGAATATCCGATTAATTCCGAACTATTGAATTCCAAAGCCTTAGCTGATACCTTTAGTACCAAAGGTACTTATCTATTACCCCAAGCCTACCCAGAAGGCGCACCGATACACTCTTCTTATACTGGTGGTGCTGCTGCTACTGCTGGTGTCAATGTTACATTGTTAAAAGCCTTCTTTGACGAAGACTTCGTAATTCCCAATCCGGTAGTACCTGACCCTAATGACCCTACAAAGTTAATTCCCTACAGTGGTTCATCACTGACGGTAGGCGGCGAATTAAACAAGCTGGCTACTAACTATGCTATTGGTCGTGGAAACGGCGGTATCCATTGGCGCACCGATGGTTCAGCCGCATTAGCTCTGGGCGAAGCAGTTGCCATTAGCATCCTCAAAGATGAAAGACTGACGTTTAATGAAGACTTCAACGGCTTCACCTTTACTAAATTTGATGGTACGAAAATTACGGTCTAA
- a CDS encoding MerC domain-containing protein, whose protein sequence is MQMLMDRSAIALSTMCAIHCLFLPVVIVVLPALATTSLANESFHHLLLWFVFPISALALTQGCRHHKDRKVLTFGILGLALLIGSAIVGHEFLTEEVERVATVLGATSLAFGHFRNYRLCRKKNCNL, encoded by the coding sequence ATGCAGATGTTGATGGACAGAAGTGCGATCGCACTTTCTACCATGTGTGCAATCCATTGTCTGTTCCTACCAGTTGTCATAGTCGTGCTTCCCGCATTGGCGACAACTTCTCTTGCTAACGAAAGCTTTCACCATCTGCTTTTGTGGTTCGTCTTTCCCATAAGTGCGTTGGCTTTAACGCAGGGTTGTCGTCACCATAAAGACCGAAAAGTTCTCACATTTGGTATTTTGGGGTTGGCGCTGCTGATAGGATCTGCAATTGTCGGTCACGAATTCTTAACAGAAGAGGTTGAACGTGTTGCTACAGTTTTAGGAGCAACTTCTTTGGCATTTGGGCATTTTCGTAACTATAGATTATGCCGCAAGAAAAATTGTAACTTATAA
- a CDS encoding metallothionein, whose product MAGTVNQVKCACGTCLCVISIEDAVMKDDKAYCCEACANGHTNGEACTQSVCGCA is encoded by the coding sequence ATGGCAGGAACAGTAAACCAAGTTAAATGCGCCTGTGGTACTTGCTTATGTGTGATTTCTATTGAAGACGCAGTGATGAAGGATGACAAAGCCTACTGCTGTGAAGCTTGTGCTAATGGTCATACAAACGGTGAAGCCTGTACTCAATCTGTTTGTGGCTGTGCTTGA
- a CDS encoding GNAT family N-acetyltransferase gives MNAKEISLRPAVETDAWVLSAIHIAAIKALPATFYTHKELLAWRNFREKPDGSNILKSMKAETFCVAVEGDVITGFASFTVDELIGLYVHPRYQGKGIGRALVQHFCDEATAQGIDKVFTTASLYAEGFYLRIGFTAIKRAPHKLKTGMFVPVTKMSKTLTIVTA, from the coding sequence ATGAACGCTAAAGAAATATCTCTTCGACCTGCTGTAGAGACGGATGCGTGGGTGCTGAGTGCAATTCATATTGCTGCCATCAAAGCTCTTCCGGCAACTTTTTATACACACAAAGAACTGTTAGCTTGGCGCAACTTTCGTGAAAAGCCTGATGGTTCTAATATCTTGAAGAGTATGAAAGCCGAAACTTTCTGCGTTGCTGTCGAGGGTGATGTGATCACAGGATTTGCTAGTTTCACTGTTGATGAACTTATTGGGCTTTATGTCCATCCTCGTTATCAAGGTAAAGGAATTGGGCGAGCCTTGGTTCAACATTTTTGCGATGAAGCTACCGCTCAAGGTATAGATAAAGTATTTACTACTGCTAGCCTTTATGCTGAAGGATTTTATTTGCGTATAGGATTTACTGCTATCAAAAGAGCGCCTCATAAGTTAAAAACTGGGATGTTTGTCCCAGTTACTAAAATGAGTAAGACCTTGACTATTGTCACAGCATGA
- a CDS encoding Mo-dependent nitrogenase C-terminal domain-containing protein, whose translation MNLSNKACLNNSLLNQLRYQLEILEIHDYKLAKLLCKIIPSNCPFARTVKILGHTLFQIPPLCKLNPLYEQIMTLRYKCLLYLVDECGEDATKYC comes from the coding sequence ATGAACTTATCAAATAAAGCTTGTTTGAATAACTCTTTATTAAACCAGCTAAGATATCAGCTTGAGATATTGGAAATACATGATTATAAACTTGCTAAACTTTTGTGCAAAATAATTCCTTCTAATTGCCCTTTTGCAAGAACTGTGAAAATTTTAGGCCATACTCTTTTTCAGATTCCACCTTTGTGTAAATTAAACCCCCTCTATGAACAAATAATGACTCTGAGATATAAGTGTTTATTATATTTAGTAGATGAATGTGGTGAGGATGCGACCAAGTACTGTTAA
- a CDS encoding PEP-CTERM sorting domain-containing protein (PEP-CTERM proteins occur, often in large numbers, in the proteomes of bacteria that also encode an exosortase, a predicted intramembrane cysteine proteinase. The presence of a PEP-CTERM domain at a protein's C-terminus predicts cleavage within the sorting domain, followed by covalent anchoring to some some component of the (usually Gram-negative) cell surface. Many PEP-CTERM proteins exhibit an unusual sequence composition that includes large numbers of potential glycosylation sites. Expression of one such protein has been shown restore the ability of a bacterium to form floc, a type of biofilm.) — MNQVRLPKLHVALIGLVVASILHATPVLGAILTRQDFSGDFTLVEANPLLTNFLPEESEYSGFVVYSEDGTLSDWELSVNNLDLNLNPGSILGGGLTRNVNFELDSESNWNLVVDFGIAFDAPRYTLERISGSEITLTGEVGRAGTYTYQDSAANIIVSSSSTSIPEPTSLLGLLFAVGGIAVSKKAGETKAQI, encoded by the coding sequence ATGAATCAAGTTCGACTCCCCAAACTTCACGTCGCCCTGATTGGTTTGGTAGTTGCAAGCATACTTCATGCTACTCCCGTGCTGGGAGCAATTCTAACCAGACAAGATTTTTCGGGTGATTTTACCTTAGTCGAGGCTAACCCTTTGCTTACGAACTTTTTGCCAGAAGAGAGCGAATATTCGGGATTTGTCGTTTACTCAGAGGACGGGACTTTGAGCGATTGGGAGCTATCCGTCAACAATCTAGACCTGAATTTGAATCCAGGCTCTATTTTAGGTGGTGGCTTAACCCGAAATGTCAATTTTGAGCTTGATTCTGAGTCGAATTGGAATTTAGTAGTTGATTTTGGCATTGCTTTTGATGCTCCTAGATATACTCTAGAAAGAATTTCCGGCTCGGAAATTACCTTGACGGGTGAAGTGGGACGGGCAGGAACATACACCTATCAAGATTCTGCTGCCAATATTATCGTAAGTTCTTCATCTACATCGATACCCGAACCCACTTCCCTACTAGGTTTATTGTTTGCAGTCGGTGGGATCGCTGTCTCTAAAAAAGCTGGTGAGACTAAAGCTCAAATTTAG
- a CDS encoding alkene reductase: MPEKSGLFTPVRLGSLDLPNRIIMSPMSRLRATTDCVPTPLMVEYYTQRVSAGLIITEGTHPSPMGRGYTTCPGLHNEEQVGGWRKVTDAVHAAGGRIFVQLMHAGRVSHSSLLPNHARPIAPSAVPVVSEEVHVWDGKVPFETPRQLKLDEIPEIVEEYRRSAVLSIEAGFDGVELHAATGYLPNQFQVSSSNQRTDAYGGTLENRTRFTLEVVNALCSVRGAERIGVKIAPGFTVNDTFDDNPVETYTYVAKALSPLGLAYLHVGYDRGYARGTAPNFNPIDLLRPVYQGTLLAVGGFDQQRGDEAITSGRADAIVFGRLFISNPDLVDRLRLNALLTEGDVRGFYGGSEHGYTDYPTLSQLH; encoded by the coding sequence ATGCCAGAAAAATCAGGACTGTTCACGCCAGTAAGGCTGGGTTCCCTTGACCTTCCCAACCGCATTATCATGTCTCCGATGTCCCGTCTGCGGGCTACTACTGACTGTGTACCTACCCCCCTAATGGTCGAATACTACACTCAGCGAGTTTCTGCGGGACTGATCATTACGGAAGGAACGCATCCGAGTCCGATGGGGCGGGGTTACACAACCTGTCCTGGCCTGCACAACGAGGAGCAGGTTGGAGGCTGGCGAAAAGTGACAGATGCAGTTCATGCTGCTGGAGGTCGGATATTTGTGCAACTGATGCACGCAGGACGGGTGTCGCACTCCTCCCTATTACCTAACCATGCCCGACCGATCGCACCTTCGGCTGTCCCGGTGGTGTCCGAAGAAGTTCACGTTTGGGACGGCAAAGTCCCTTTCGAGACACCCCGTCAGTTAAAGTTGGACGAAATACCCGAAATAGTAGAGGAGTACCGCAGATCTGCGGTACTCTCTATTGAAGCAGGTTTCGATGGCGTGGAACTTCATGCAGCAACTGGATACCTGCCGAACCAGTTCCAAGTCAGCAGCTCCAACCAACGCACGGATGCCTATGGTGGCACATTGGAAAATCGAACTCGGTTCACGCTCGAAGTGGTCAATGCTCTGTGTAGTGTCCGGGGAGCGGAGCGGATTGGGGTAAAGATCGCCCCCGGCTTTACAGTCAACGACACATTCGATGACAATCCTGTCGAAACTTATACCTATGTTGCAAAAGCACTCAGCCCACTGGGTTTGGCATACTTGCACGTCGGGTATGACCGAGGTTACGCCAGAGGAACTGCACCGAACTTCAACCCTATTGATCTCCTACGTCCCGTTTACCAAGGAACACTGCTGGCTGTAGGTGGATTCGATCAACAACGGGGTGATGAAGCAATTACAAGCGGGCGGGCTGATGCCATAGTTTTCGGGCGACTGTTCATCTCTAACCCTGACTTAGTGGATCGGCTACGGCTCAATGCCCTCCTGACCGAAGGTGATGTCAGGGGGTTCTATGGTGGTAGTGAACATGGTTACACAGACTATCCAACCCTGTCGCAACTCCATTGA
- a CDS encoding ABC transporter substrate-binding protein, whose amino-acid sequence MAGSTTAVVATATSCTNSTQIASQSAVDLSGVTLRIAKYKGGWDLQLKLAGLDNFPYKTQFTEFTGGNLMVQAINANAIDIASCSETPPIFAIGSQDAVKIIAATKGPTIGQTVLIPKNSTAKSIADLKGKKVAYIKATTAHYFLIKMLKEVGLTLKDVNAVALSIPDGLSAFRKGDLDAWATYGYSIPQAKKDGARELKSAKNILSGNFMIVAAPTAIADRGKNAAIADFLCRIKKSQVWRESNLETWSKSYAAAIGVDEAIVLEQAKLEQQQRPSQIFPTSDEAITSQQEVADTFAEAGVLPAKVSVKSLWDSTFNDALSKCST is encoded by the coding sequence ATGGCAGGAAGTACTACAGCTGTGGTTGCAACAGCGACAAGCTGTACTAATTCCACTCAAATAGCCAGCCAATCAGCAGTTGATTTGTCAGGGGTGACACTGCGAATTGCTAAATATAAAGGTGGTTGGGATCTCCAGTTAAAGTTAGCTGGACTAGATAATTTTCCCTACAAGACTCAATTCACCGAGTTTACCGGGGGTAACTTGATGGTACAAGCAATCAATGCCAATGCCATTGATATTGCTTCTTGTAGTGAGACTCCACCGATTTTCGCCATTGGTTCTCAAGATGCGGTGAAAATTATTGCTGCCACTAAAGGCCCGACTATCGGGCAAACTGTACTTATACCTAAAAATTCTACAGCCAAGTCTATTGCAGACCTCAAAGGCAAGAAAGTAGCTTACATCAAAGCAACTACAGCCCATTACTTTTTGATCAAGATGTTGAAAGAAGTGGGTTTGACTTTGAAGGATGTGAATGCAGTCGCCCTTTCTATACCTGACGGTCTTTCTGCTTTTAGAAAAGGTGATTTGGATGCTTGGGCTACTTATGGTTACTCGATTCCGCAAGCTAAAAAGGATGGGGCGAGAGAATTGAAGTCTGCCAAAAATATCCTCAGCGGTAACTTTATGATTGTAGCTGCCCCCACTGCGATCGCTGACCGAGGGAAAAATGCTGCGATCGCAGATTTCCTCTGTAGGATTAAAAAATCGCAAGTTTGGCGGGAATCAAATTTAGAAACTTGGTCTAAGAGTTATGCTGCGGCCATTGGTGTTGATGAAGCGATCGTACTAGAACAAGCAAAGCTAGAACAACAACAACGCCCTTCTCAAATATTTCCTACTTCCGATGAAGCAATTACTTCACAGCAAGAAGTCGCTGATACATTTGCCGAAGCTGGTGTTCTTCCCGCTAAGGTGAGTGTAAAATCTTTGTGGGATAGCACTTTTAATGATGCACTTAGTAAGTGCAGTACTTGA
- a CDS encoding transposase, producing the protein MRTSYQYRLKPTAWQAEKIDKTLDMLRHQYNYQLAQRFDWYEQNRCSIDRCSLVVCHIPELKNKPNRFSQQATLTQLKKDRPWYKDIHSQVLQEVPKKVEIAFDRWLKGDTNGKRSGKPRFKGKGQYKTFTYPQFKKEYINNDQITLSKIGSVKVIIHRPIPDGFDIKTVSVTKKADGYYVTLSLEDKTVPTVKPNFDIINIVGIDVGLIDFIVTSDDERIAAPKFLRKAERKLKSAQRRVSRRKKGSNRRKKAIRKLGIQHKKVADTRKDFHFKTANDLLKKYDVVAVEKLNIKGLAKSRLSKSVNDAGWGQFISILSNKAENAGLKVISVNPNGTSQECSNCGTKVIKSLSERTHNCPNCKVSLCRDLNAAINIKNRGAHGLKAQSMSS; encoded by the coding sequence GTGAGAACATCCTATCAGTACCGATTAAAACCAACTGCATGGCAAGCAGAAAAGATTGACAAAACGTTAGATATGCTACGTCATCAGTACAATTATCAGCTTGCTCAAAGGTTTGACTGGTATGAGCAAAATCGCTGTTCTATTGATAGATGTTCTCTAGTTGTTTGCCACATTCCAGAACTAAAAAATAAGCCTAATAGATTTAGTCAACAAGCAACGCTAACCCAACTAAAAAAAGACCGCCCTTGGTACAAAGACATTCACTCTCAGGTTTTGCAGGAAGTCCCTAAAAAAGTTGAGATTGCTTTTGACCGTTGGCTAAAAGGAGATACTAATGGAAAGCGTAGTGGTAAACCTAGATTCAAAGGCAAAGGACAATATAAAACATTTACCTATCCACAATTCAAAAAGGAGTATATTAATAACGACCAAATAACACTGTCCAAAATAGGATCTGTCAAGGTAATTATTCATCGTCCAATACCAGACGGCTTTGATATCAAAACTGTATCTGTCACCAAAAAAGCCGATGGCTACTATGTGACTTTGAGTTTAGAGGATAAGACAGTTCCAACTGTTAAACCTAATTTTGATATTATTAATATTGTTGGTATTGACGTAGGACTAATAGATTTTATTGTTACTTCTGATGATGAAAGAATTGCTGCACCAAAGTTTTTACGTAAAGCTGAACGTAAATTAAAATCAGCGCAACGTCGTGTTTCTAGGAGAAAAAAAGGTTCTAACCGACGGAAAAAAGCTATTAGAAAGTTAGGCATTCAACACAAAAAAGTAGCCGATACTCGAAAAGACTTTCATTTCAAAACGGCTAATGACTTACTCAAAAAGTATGACGTTGTTGCAGTCGAAAAACTAAATATCAAAGGACTAGCTAAATCCAGACTGTCTAAAAGTGTCAATGATGCTGGGTGGGGTCAATTTATTTCGATACTTTCAAACAAAGCCGAAAATGCTGGTTTGAAAGTGATCTCTGTAAATCCAAACGGCACTAGTCAGGAATGTTCTAATTGTGGCACTAAGGTAATAAAGTCTCTATCAGAAAGAACCCACAATTGCCCTAATTGTAAGGTGAGTTTGTGTAGGGATCTGAATGCGGCAATAAACATAAAAAACCGTGGGGCGCACGGTCTTAAAGCTCAATCAATGTCCTCTTAG
- a CDS encoding acyl-CoA/acyl-ACP dehydrogenase — MSQLEQAVPETFINTGLEIPNLFNRVETLAKDFATRAAAHDKEGSFPFENFTALYEAGLLSLSIPREFGGQGLHLASICQVIEGIAQGDASTALVLTMHYLQHAHAARSRRWHPELYKRLCRESIEGIALLNAARVEPELGTPARGGLPATFAEKTAEGWLLTGHKQYTTGSPILSYFVVWARTTEDEPQVGSFLVPRDLPGLRIVETWDHLGMRATGSHDLILEKVLIPQEYALDIRPISAVPSFDPLISTWGSLTISALYLGVATAARNWLVNYLNERTPANLGESLATLPRFQTAVGEMEALLFANRRLIYGLAQDIDKGEYEPNVGLQAQTVKYLTTTNSIRAVEIGLELTGNPGLLKKNPLERHYRDVLCSRIHTPQNDVICQSLGKSILKLK; from the coding sequence ATGTCACAGTTAGAGCAAGCAGTGCCAGAAACCTTTATAAACACAGGTTTAGAAATCCCTAATCTTTTTAACCGAGTAGAGACTCTTGCCAAGGACTTTGCAACCCGTGCAGCGGCACATGACAAAGAAGGTTCATTTCCTTTCGAGAACTTTACAGCCCTGTATGAGGCTGGACTGCTGAGTTTGAGCATTCCGCGTGAATTTGGTGGTCAGGGTTTGCATCTGGCGAGTATCTGCCAGGTAATTGAGGGAATAGCGCAAGGCGATGCTTCCACAGCATTAGTACTGACGATGCACTATCTCCAACATGCCCATGCTGCCCGTAGCCGTCGCTGGCATCCAGAACTTTATAAGCGGTTGTGTCGGGAGTCCATTGAAGGTATTGCTTTATTGAATGCTGCCCGTGTTGAACCAGAATTGGGTACACCAGCCAGAGGAGGATTACCCGCAACATTTGCTGAGAAAACAGCAGAAGGCTGGCTGTTAACAGGTCATAAGCAATACACCACTGGCAGTCCCATCCTCAGCTACTTTGTTGTCTGGGCGCGGACAACTGAAGATGAACCCCAAGTTGGCAGTTTTCTTGTACCCCGTGACCTTCCTGGCTTGCGAATTGTCGAAACCTGGGATCACTTGGGAATGCGAGCCACGGGTAGTCATGATTTAATTTTAGAGAAAGTATTAATTCCTCAAGAATATGCTCTTGATATTCGCCCCATATCTGCTGTGCCATCCTTTGACCCACTGATTTCTACTTGGGGTAGTTTGACAATCAGTGCTTTGTATCTAGGAGTTGCCACTGCGGCGCGAAATTGGCTAGTTAACTATTTGAATGAACGTACACCTGCTAATTTGGGGGAATCATTGGCTACTTTGCCCCGCTTCCAAACAGCTGTGGGTGAGATGGAAGCATTGCTATTTGCTAACCGCAGACTTATTTACGGCTTAGCGCAAGACATTGACAAGGGCGAGTATGAACCTAACGTGGGATTACAAGCGCAAACTGTTAAATACCTGACCACAACTAACTCAATTCGTGCTGTGGAAATTGGTTTAGAATTGACTGGTAATCCTGGTCTGTTGAAAAAGAATCCTTTAGAACGACACTACCGGGATGTGCTGTGCAGCCGTATTCACACACCACAAAATGATGTTATTTGCCAGTCTTTGGGAAAGTCGATACTTAAACTCAAGTGA